ggtttatatcatattgcttgagtttatccctctacatcatgtcatcttgcttaatgcgttactctgttcttatgaacttaatactcgagatgcatgctggatagcggtcgatgtgtggagtaatagtagtagatgcagaatcattttggtctacttgacacggacgtgatgcctatattcatgatcatttcctagatattctcataactatgcgcttttctatcaattgctcggcagtaatttgttcacccaccgtaatacatgctatcttgagagaagccactagtgaaacctatgccccttggtctattttccatcatataatcttctattttacatcatataagtttccgatctacaattctagtttcctatttgttttatgttgcaatctttactttccaatctatacaacaaaaataccaaaaatatttactttactatcactattagatctcactttgcgagtgactgtgaagggattgacaacccctttatcgcattggttgcaaggttcttgattgtttgtgaaggtactaggtgacttgcatgttatctcctactagattgataccttggttctcaaaaactaagggaaatacttacgctactttgctgcatcaccctttccctcttcaagggaaaaccaacgcatgctcaagaggtagcaggtagcCGGTCGTCCCCTATCGATTCACCTCCAATTATTGGTGACTCAGGAATCAATTCATACTCCATTAGTGGAGTAGTTGTAACCAAGGAAAAAATAGCGCTTACAGCAAAATAGCGGCAGCCTCAGAATACGCTATTAGCGTGCTATATCGTGTTACAGCATGCTATTAGTGAGACGTTGTACACTAATTTATTTAGCGAGACAATTCTCaatacgctatagcgtgctattagcaacgttatagcgcgctattttttcaGTGGTTGTAATGGGCCATTACTGGAAAATAAATGGGGTGCACTCACTAGCGGCCCATAATTGGAGGTCAGTTACAATATGGATTTATCATATCTATATAATCTACATTGTCCAGGTTCTCCTTACACAAATCCTTTGGTGGACCGGCATGGCTGACACTCAGATCGATAATTAGTCTCCCCACTCCTGGCCTTCCACAAGTGTGCCCTCGTTCGTACCTCAACTCTCTCTCAAATTCGGCATGGATTTTCCAATTGATGTTATTCTTTGTGCTCTCAAATGAATGCAGGTTTCATTGTGTTCCACGGGGTTCACTGGATTGGCTCATTCTGCTACGTAAGTAAGTTGCAACGTGAGGCACTGCTTTCACCTTCAATCATTTCTTGCCTGACTATATTATTCATGAATTCCACCATCTTTGCAACCCAAGGTGGTAATGGTTAAATTGTTTGTTGTGGTCTAATATTCTTTTGTGCTTCTCTATTGCAGATAAAGCAGATGTACTCAAACTTATAATTTTGATTCTGCTTCTACAGCAATTTTGATATATACACAGTGTGTGTTTCATAATTGGTATGAACGTGCGTGTTTTATGCAAACATAATTCGAAATGAATGCATGGGCCATTGTAGGATGAATTTGAGCCCGGTACTGCTTTGTTTGCTGCTTCTACCGGGTAGTATTCTTCCTTACAGCAGATTTCATGGAACTCCAATGGCTAATGGACAAGTTATTAACTATGCACTGTTATGCCTTATGTTAATTATCTTGCAACGTGATTTCATATGTTTGGTATTCTGGAGTAATTGCTCTAGGTGAACTGGCTATTCTAAGTCACCACTCCATTCTTGATTCCAATCATGTATGTGATAATCTCCATGACATCGAAAGAGTGGATTGAAAACAATTGTTCTACTGATGTATCATGCTTTTGAGCCAACTCCTACCCTATGTTTTCACGGGTTCCACCTGCTGTCGTCAGATGCACAAGGAACAAATGGCATGCAGTGATGTCCATCTGCAGTAGCTCATTGAACGTGACAGGATCCAATTGGTATACTCAAACCACCAAGATGACTGGTTAATTTGGGAGCTGGCCAATCATGTGTAGCAGCCCTTAAGATAACTACTGCTATATTATTACTGAAGTCTGCAATCGGGTGACTTCCAAAAAATGCGACGTTGCACTCCTATAATCTAGTGTCTTCCTCTCTACTTATATGGGTAACATATGCGAACATGTTTAATTGTTGGTCTAAAAAAGTTTCAGTTGATTATAACTGCTACTTCATCATATGACAAAAATGGCATTTGCTAGGATTTGATCAATGCTATTGTATATTGGGATTTTCATGTTAAGTTTTGGGATGCTACTATCAAGTTATGCATTTTGTGCCTGTAGTAGTACAATCTCCTCGAATATCAGCTTGTGGTGTTCCCCTACTGGTAACTTTATTGCTACAAGCTATCTCTGCATCAAAGATTGTTCTCCCTCACTTGGATGCCAACAAATCATGTTATCATCTTCAAATATATACAAACAAAGTAGTTTAAGTGCAAAACACTTGAATTTTATAGATTAGTATTATATATCCATAAAAGGTTCAAGGTTTTTACGTGAGTTAGTTTTTCTGTACAAAAGTTGGATCTCGGGCTGTCAACATTGTCCAATTTCAAGCTTATATAAAAAATATATTCTTATAGAATAATTTTCTTATAGGATAATTATCTTATAGCTTAGATTTCAGGCTTTCGATATTGTTCAATTTTATGCATAAATTCATGTGCTAGATTAAATTTCAGTCGAACGACCCCTTTGATGCCATCAACAATTCTAGCCAGCGATCACTTGCATTGCTCTTGAAGCATACCAATTATTACGTCATGCTAGCTATATCACCTTGATGTTTCATTGTTCATGAAAGGAACCAATTTAATCTTCATGTTTTGCCCTCAGGCCGGGCAATTTTTCTAAATACCAACCATTTTATTGTAAAAATGTACGGGCGCAACAACGCGCGCTATCAATGATCtagttatattatcaaccttgggtgttttatatgcattaatatgctattttatatcatttttgggactaacctattaacctagtgcctagtgccagtttatgttttttccttgtttttggctttcgcaaaaaaggaatatcaaatggaataaaactttacaatgatttttcttggaccagcagACACCTACGAGACTTGGAGTGGGGGCCAAGGGACCCACGAGGAAACAACAAGCCATAGGGGCGCGCTCCTtggccttgtggccccctcgggagtcCCCTGCATCGCCTCTTttgcctataaattcccaaatattccagaaaccctagtggAGTCACCAGAAATACTTTTCCACCGTCGTACGTCTTTGTTCCcgtgagatccaatcttggggccttttccggtactccgtcagagggggattcgatcacggagggcttctacatcaaccttgctaaccttccgatgatgtgtgagtagtttactatagacctatgggtccatagctagtagctagatggcttcttctctctctcttttatcttcaatacaatgttctcctcgatgttcttggagatctattcaatgtaatcttcttttgcggtgtgtttgttgatatccaatgaattgtggatttatgatcaaattatctatgaatattatttgagtcttctctgaactcttttatgcatgattaagatagctttgtatttctttccgatctatcgatttggtttggccaaatagattgggtttcttgcaatgggagaggtgcttagtgatgggttcaatcttgcggtgtcctcacccaatgatagaaggggtagcgaggcacgtattgtattgttgccattaaggatgaaaagatgggttttatatcatattgcttgagtttatccctctacatcatgtcatctttcttaaggcattactctgttcttatgaacttaatactctagatgtatgctggatagcggtcgatgtgtgtagtagtagtagtagatgcaggcaggaatcagtCTACTTggcacggacatgatgcctatattcattatTATTGCCTTGGatgtcgtcataactatgcacttttctatcaattgctcaacagtaatttgttcacccaccgtatgctttcttcgagagagaagcctttagtgaaaccgatggcccctgggtctattttccatcatatattttcagatctataaaaccaaaaacccaaaaataccttgctccaATTATTTTGTGTTcactttatttttccttttacttttagtttaaatctatctctattagatatcactcttgcaagtgaccgtgaagggattgacaacccctttttcgtgttgtgtgcaagtgtttgttagtttgtgcaggtgcatatattggagacttgcttgtgcctcctactggattgataccttgtttcttaaccgggggaaatacttatctactactttgctgcatcaccctatcctcttaaagggaaaaatcaacgcaagctcaagaagtagcaagaaggatttctggcaccgttgccggggaggttctacatcaagcctaccgaGTACTTGTCATAAATCtaatctcttgcacttacattatttgccatttgcctcccgttttcatctcccccacttctaaaatgttttgagaaaaacacaaaaatatttgcctttttattcgccctttcttCGTTCGTCTTTTTGTTTTCTTGTGTGCTAGATCGCTTGCTTTGTCACAATGACCCAAGAGAATACTAAGTTGggtgacttttccaacactaataatagtgattttattagtactccgattgctcccaccactagtgcggaatcttatgaaatcaaTGCCGTtttattgaatcttgttatgaaagaacaattttttggtagtcctaatgaagatggtGCATCCCatctaattttttttgaattgtgtgatatgcaaaataaaaatatgtggataatggtATCATTAAATTGAAGCTTTTTCTGTTCTCATTACGAGaacatgctaaaacttggttttcatctttgcctaaaaatagtattgattgatGGAATAAGTGTAAATATGCCTTTATTTCcatgtattttcctcccactaagatcatcttccttaggaacgatataatgaattttgagcaactagatcatgagcatgtcgCACAATCATGGGAAAGGATGAAACTAATGATAagaaatttccctactcatggtttaagtttatggatgatcatacaaaaaatttatgccggattgatttttgcatctagaaatcttttagataccgccgcgggaggtactttcATGGAAATCAAATTAGGATaagatactaaactcctagataatattatggaaaattactctcaatggcataccgaaagatcatgtactagtaaaaaaagtgcatgcaattgaagaaataaatgttttgagtgcAAAGATGGATGATCTTATGAAATTAATTGCTAGCAAAGGTGCTCCTATAgaccctaatgatatgcctttgtctacttttcctgagaataataatgaatctatggatgtgaattttgttggtaggaacaatttggtaataacgcgtatagaggtaatttcaaccctaggccgtttcctagtaattcctttaataattatggtaattctacaacaatttttatggaaattataataagatgccctctgatcttgagaataatattaaatattttataaactcccaaaagagtttcaatgctatggtagaagaaaaattgcttaatattaatgatttggctagaaacgttgatagaatttctcatgagacTGATTCTTTAAAAATTAGATCTATGCCACCAaagcatgatattaatgattcTCTGAAAGTTATGCAGATTTCTATTAATGAGAGTAGAGAGAGCGGCTAggttgcgtgctaaaaaagaattGTTAGAAAaaacatgttcttctagtttttgcggtaaaaatgatgaagatcttaagatGCTTGGCTTGACTCCTATTTAATCTTTGTTTGCTAATATAGATCTTGAAAAATAAGGGACTGGTGATGATTCAACTTTAgataaaaggcgtcccaataatttggagaaTAAAGATCTTAACGAAAAAAGTGATAAaaatgggattggagaggtcaaaactttagcaagcaatgaacccactattttggatctcaaggattttaattatgactagcacacatgcccgtgcgttgcaacagaagaaaaaaaattcaaatgccCCCAATGAACATCAAAACATGTTCAAGACCCCACATATCCACGTCCATTCTTTGAAAGTGGGAACATGAGTGAAACTGGGTGGATAGGGGATAGAAGATCGACAAGTAGAAAAACATTCCTCGTTTTACTATCATTCCTAACAAAATGAGCTATAGATAAAATTGTACAGTATTCTAAATAAGTGTATAGCTACAAAGAAAATGATCATATATAGTAGAATGCGTACATTATCTAGCCAACCATTTTGTAATGATATGTTCACAAACTTAGTTGTATTATTACTGGCTCATGTATCATTCTCTCCCATAGAAATCATACAACAAAAGCTTCAGAACGCAAATGACCAACATACTCTGAATCAGTTCTCATACACACACTCTATAATATAAATTCAGACCATATACTTTCAGCTTCTACGACAAAGAAATTGAAGCAAGGAATGCTGCGTTGGTCAGTTCGTCCATGAGAAAATGCAGTTGAAGGCCTCCATCCTAAAAGCCGAGACCAGAACCATCATCTTGTCGTGGTCGCTGTGTAACCGGAAGAAGGAGCGCACGCTGAGCAACCACAAGTTGGTGGCTGCCACGTTATCTTCGGCAGATTGTTGGCTGAGGTCGAGAGCCTTGACAGTGTCTGAGCAGAGGGCGAGCGCGTGTGCAGCATATGTATGCAGACTCCTCAGCAAAATTGGAAAAAAAACTCAACTTTGTCAGCCCGGCGAAAGGGCCAGGTTAGTTCAAAATGTGCCACTTGCTAGTGTAAAAACATGGAGCAATGACGCATGTATGCTCAGGAAGCTATCTATAACATTGTAATGGGATTAAAATTAGCTAGCTAGTATCATATTTCTGCAAACTTGTCATCTTAATTATGCAAAAACAAAAATCTGACGCTAGCTGAGCATAAATGGTTTGGTGCCCCTTGGGTTGTTTTCTTGTCCTAACATAACATGGAGGAGGTACCAAGGGTTCAACATTGAGCTTTGATTTACCTCCATTATCCCCGAGATACTGGTGTTTGTGATGAACTAAATAGACAATTTGTTGTGCTGGGATGATTCATGATGGATTGATAAGATGAGCTTCGCAACAACTACCATCATGCATGAGCATGGGTAAAATCCAAAATTTCCCAAAGCAGCCATGTTTTTATGTGTATTCTGTTGCTTATTTCCCTCTGAAAATTGACAAAACATCCACACTTCTAGTCTTATATCCCTATGAAAATCTATTAAACATACACAAATATGCTTTTGGAGTAAGAAATTATAACCCATAAATAAGAAAATTTTAACTTAATTAGTTTTACCAATCTACATAACAAAATTTGATTTATCCACTACCGATTAACTGTAACAACACAGAAAATCAAGTCGCACACTCACACCTCAAATCTTGAGGCATGCGCAGTCTGTTGAAGCCTCAAACATAGAACCATATCATGTGAATTTCCAACAGAAAATTAGGACTCCATTTGCCTGTTTGATCCTTACCAGTTTATTAGTTACGTATCTATCAATTCCATGATCTTCCACAATGCTTCCAACCGCTTCATAACTCCTGTCGGTCCCTCGAGGTGGAAATTTTCACGCTGAGATGCAACAGAATTTATATCATGCATTAAGTCATGCAAAAATACCAACCTAACATATGCCAGTATAGTTTGACATAGATACAAATTACCATCCTTCTCAGTAGCATCTCAAAACACCAAAAGGCATCTACATCATCCTCGTATAGAACAACAAAAGGGGAAACCAGATCGGTCATACCTACAATCAATTTGTACCATTTAGGCAGTTTAAATAATTAAAGCAAAATGATGCAATACTCCCTTGAAATGCAAACCTTGACAGTATCCAGGGGAGGGATCAACCCATGCATAAAATGGAAATATATCTGACAAACCTTCATGGAAGCCGCCGCTTGAACCCCACGGAGCCGCTCGTCGCCAGCCCCTCCAGAATCGCCAGATCCAGCCGCCTCCACTCCATTCTCGGTGTCGGGCCTCAAGAGCTCCTCCCCTCGTCCTGCTACATCGACCCGAGCCGCCATGGACGGCCGCTGCGTCCGCGTTGACTGCGGGCGAACGCGCGCGTCTGACGCATATGGACCTGCCTCCGTGCCtcccctcctgctcctcctctcgTCCGCcatgtgctcgccgccgtcgtcctgCTCCCGATCGAATAGGGAGCGCCGCCGCTCGATTGCAGCGCAAAAAGAATATCGAACAGTTTTTTCTTAACTCAAATATAGTTCACACGGGTTAATTTATTGTTTCATGTGCACATATTGATCAAATAaattcttccaatctagttaaTTGTAATGATGGATTTTTGTGGTCATTCTGAATGTACAGATTTGTTGTGCGGATCTCTGAACTAATATGGATCTGTTGACAAACTATAACTTAGCACTATATCTGGTTCTTGCTATCAGTTTGATTTTGgtcatccaagtggatatatacacCAGTCATGCAGCCACAGTCTGCACTATTTGGTTAATGAGAACGGGAGGAGCACAATACTGACCCCATCGCTATCTCAGCCAGCTTCAGGTCCACCATGGCCACCTACACCGAGCACCATATCACGTCTCCGAGCTTAGTTGTCGATTCATCTACACCAACCCAATCACCACAAACAGGGATATAATCAGATCTAATAAGAGATAGCTCCATGACCATGAAGAAAGGACGAACCGTGGGAGCAGCCCGTAGGCGGCCGCGCTGGACCACATCCGCTCGTCCGCATATCCAAGAGCTAATCGGGGCAAGGCGGTCGGTGCTGGGCGACCACAGCAACGGCCATGTAACCGGGACACGAGGCGGAAGGAATCGGTAGGCGGTGTGATGCCCTCGTCCTCCGGCGTGTAGTACGATCTGTCCCCGTCATCCCCgttccctcctccgccgcctccagctccctctCCCACTCCTACTGGCTTCTCTGCCGcctccaccttcctctcctcctcctaccAGCTCCTCCGCTATCTCCACCTCCCTCTCCTCGTCCTACCACCCGTTGCCCGTGGCGGCGCTGAGTGTGCCGAGCAGCCCGTCGCGGTCGGCGGCACGCGCTCGAGACGGCCGGCGCGAGCCCGAAGCGCGGCGGCCTGGGCCTCGGCGTTGGCGAACTACATGCGGAGGACTCGGACGACacggggaggagggcgcggtggacgatgcgggccggcggcggggaggcggcggatctAGATGGGGGTGCGAGGTGCGGTCACTTGACTCGGGGGTGGTTTTTTTTGTCAAGCGTGTCCACGCGACAGTAAACCCGGAGTCAATCCATGTTTTCATGATCACATGataaatagtaccacctcggatgtagaaaatataatataggtgaaaaaactgaaagcgtaaatttacaggaaaaagcgtattgtgacggtgtacctgacaaagtcaatccgtgctttattattagggatagatagTTGTTCTTTgataggttgtatttccttgttgcaatacatgcttaattctcctcatgcttataatcaaaataaggcttttatgaagcatattgttgatgctatgatgaaatcttttgaagaaaaacttgagttggaagtttcaatccctagaaagctttatgatgattACCTACTATTAAAatcaagattaaagattatgagtgtaatGCTTTCTATTATTTGTGTGCTAGCGTTCAACAATTCCAAAAActctatgtgatgtgttaggtttccataaacttgatgattgttctttaaatttgcatctagcggattccactattaaaaaacttATGGGAATGATTAATCatgttattatttttgaaaataggaattatgtgcctgtagattttattgttcttgatatagattgcaatccaacatgccctattattcttggtagacctttccttagaacgattggtgcaattattgatatgaaagaaggaaacattagatttcaatttccattaaggaagggcatggaacactttccaagaaagaaaattaagttaccatatgaatctattatgagggctaaTTATGGGatgaataccaaagatgacaatacctagatcgttgctttatgcctagctaggggcgttaaacaatatcacttgttgggaggcaacccaattttattttggtttttactttttttgttcacgtttttgaatatatatatatatatatatatatatatatatatatatatatattagtgggtTAGAGAAGTTTTTATgatttttattagtgtttgtgccaagtaagacctttgggatgatttggaagatagtagattggttttgttgaaaaatagaaacttttgcgcccagtgccAGAATTCTTTGTGATTACTAGAATGTGATAAATTATTGAATTTTTACACAATtctgatatacaaatttcccacgttgtcctaatttttcagaatttttagaaatATAGAGGTTTTCGCTTTAATTCACATCTTTATAGACTGTCTTGTTTTAGTTAAATTatgttttcttgtgttgtttgcttattttgatgaatctatgggtagtatcggggggatgaaccatggaaaagttggaatacagtagatataacacaaatataaaataagaatgagttcacaacagtacctaaaagtaAGGTTTGGATTTGTTTTACTAACgaatctcacgagttttctgttgagttttgtgttgtgaagttttcaagttttgggtaaagatttgatggactatggaataaggagtggaaagagcctaagattggggatgctcaaggcacccccaaggtaatattcaagtacaaccaagcatctaagcttggggatgcctcggatggcatcccctctattgtcttcaatccatcggtaaatgtacttgaggctatatttttattcaccacatgatatgtgttttgcgtggagcgtcttgtatgatttgagtctttgctttttagtttgccagaatcatccttgctgaatacacctttttgagagggacacacattaatcgtgaatttattagaatactctatgtgcttcacttatatcttttgatctaggtagttgctctagtgcttcacttatatatttttgagcacaaCGGTGatgttattttgaagaaattattgaactctgatgattcacttatattatttgacagtctctctaaacagcgtggtaattttattgggttattaatttagtcctagtatgatgggcatccaagggggatataataaaaactttcataaagagcattgaatatatgagaaatttgattccttgcaattgttttgagatatgaagatggtgatattagagtcaagtTAGTAGTAAATTGTGTAACTAAaaaaatatttgtgttaaggtttgtgattcccgtagcatgcacatatggtcttctagttatgtgatgaagttggagcacaatttattcTTGATCGTCTTCCTTTGTGTGAAAGTCGGGAGcgcatgatggttaactcctaccaacctctcccgTAGGagtatgcgtagtagtactttgcttcaagggctaataaactttttgcaataagtatgtgagttttttatgactaatgttgagtccatggattatatgcactctcacccttccacctttgctagccactctagtaccatgcaactttcgtcGGTGTATCAAACCTAccttatacccttcctcaaaatagccaccatacctacctattatggcactttcatacccattccgagatatattgccatgtaacaccatcatcatcatcatatacatgacttgagcattcattgtcatattgctttgcatgatcataagatagctagcacgaTATTTTCATGGTTTGTcctttttttgatatctttgctatgctagatcattccACATCCTGGTAGAGTTATCATGTATTAgttttatcgagttgtaa
Above is a window of Triticum aestivum cultivar Chinese Spring chromosome 6B, IWGSC CS RefSeq v2.1, whole genome shotgun sequence DNA encoding:
- the LOC123134787 gene encoding uncharacterized protein, which codes for MADERRSRRGGTEAGPYASDARVRPQSTRTQRPSMAARVDVAGRGEELLRPDTENGVEAAGSGDSGGAGDERLRGVQAAASMKLIVGMTDLVSPFVVLYEDDVDAFWCFEMLLRRMRENFHLEGPTGVMKRLEALWKIMELIDT